The genomic region GGATCTTCACGAGCCTCCATGTCAGCTTCGGCTTCGCCCTCATCGGCGCGATCGTCGGCGAGTACATCGGCGCCACCAAGGGCCTCGGGCTCCTGGTCTCCGTCTCCCAGAACACCTTCAACGCGGCCGGTGTGTACGCGGCGATGGCGATCCTCGCGGTCGTGGCGCTGATCACCGAAGGGCTGCTCACCTTCGCCGAACGGCGGTTGTTCAAGTGGCGGCCCGTCGAGGCCGGCGCCGAGCGCTGACGGCTGCGCTTCCGGCTTTCTCTCCGTAATTTCTTGGCAATTCGGCACAAATCACAGGGACGTGATGAACATGCGCAGCATCAGCAGGGTGTCGGCAGTCGCAGTGGCGGGCGCGCTCGCGCTGACCGCGCTCACCGGCTGCGGCGGTGATCCGGCCGGCGAGGGCAAGAACGCCGGCAAGGTCAAGATCATGGTGGGTGGCCTGGACAAGGTCATCTACATGCCGGCCATGCTCACCCAGCGACTCGGCTACTTCAAGGACGAGGGCCTCGACGTCTCGCTGCTGAGCGAGCCCGCGGGCGTACAGGCCGAGACCGCGCTGGTCTCCGGAGACGTCCAGGGCGCGGTCGGTTTCTACGACCACACCCTCGATCTTCAGGTCAAGGGCAAGCACGTCGAATCCGTGGTGCAGTTCTCGCACGCACCCGGCGAGGTCGAGCTGGTCTCCAACAGGGCCGCAGGGGACGTCAACGGGCCCGCGGACTTCAAGGGCAAGAAGCTGGGCGTCACCGGTCTCGGTTCGTCCACCGACTTCCTCACGAAGTACCTGGCGGTCAAGAACGGTGTGAAGACCAGCGAGTTCACGCCGGTCGCCGTGGGTGCGGGCCAGACGTTCATCGCCGCGCTGAAGCAGGGCTCGGTCCAGGGCGGTATGACGACCGACCCGACGGTGACGAACATCCTGGACCAGAAGCTCGGCAAGGTCCTGATCGACATGCGTACGCCGGAGGGTTCACAGGCCGCACTCGGCGGCCCCTACCCCTCGTCCAGCCTGTACATGAACGCCGACTGGGTCGACGGACACAAGGCGACGGTCCAGAAGCTGGCCAACGCCTTCGTGAAGACGCTGAAGTGGATGTCGTCGCACTCGCCCGAGGAGATCGCGGCGAAGATGCCGGCCGACTACGCGCAGGGCGGCAAGGAGCTCTACGCCCGGTCCATCAAGTCGACCCTGCCGATGTTCACGACGGACGGCGTGATGCCCGCCAACGGGCCGGAGACGGTCGAGAAGGTCCTCAAGGCCTTCAACCCCAACCTCAAGAACGCCACGGTGGACCTGTCCAAGACGTACACCACGGAGTTCGCGAAGAAGGCGCAGTAGCAGTACCCCACCCGGAACGGGGAGCGGCCTCCCCGCGCGTGCGGACGCGCGGGGAGGCCGGTCCCCGTCGTTCCGTCCCCGGACGGCCCGGTCAGCGGGCCCCTTCCAGCTCCTCGGGATCCCGCTCGGACAGCGCTTCCGGGAGTACGACGGTGAACTCCGCCCCGCCGTCCGCACCCCCGCCGACCCGTGCGGTCCCGCCCTGCCGCTCGGCGAGCCTGCGCACCATCGGCAGCCCCAGGCCGCGTTTGCCGTGCGCGGGCGGCTTCTTGGTCGACCAGCCCTCCGTGAAGATCAGCTCGCGCTGCTCATCGGGGATTCCCGGACCGTTGTCCTGGACCCGCAGGACCGCTGTGTGCCCCTCGGCGCGCAGTTCGAGTTCCACCTGCGCACCGGGCGAACCGGACGCCGCGTCCAAGGCGTTGTCCACCAGATTGCCCGTGATCGTCACCAGACCCTGCGGGTCCACCAGCCGGCCGGGCAGCAGCGTGCCGGGTGTGAGCGTCAGCGAGACCCCGCGCTCCGCGGCGACCGTCGCCTTGCCGACGAGCAGGGCGGCCAGCAGCGGGTCGTGGATCTTCTCGGTGACCTTCTCGGCGGTGGTGCGGTGCACGCCGACCACCTCGGTGATGAACTCGGTGGCCGCGTCGTGCATGTCCAGTTCGAGGAGACCGAGCAGGGTGTGCATCCGGTTGGCGTGCTCGTGGTCCTGCGCGCGCAGGGCGTCTATCAGCCCGCGGGTGGAGTCGAGTTCACGTCCCAGTTGCTCCAGCTCCGTCCGGTCGCGGAGGGTGGCGACGGCGCCCCCGTCGTCCGTGGGCATACGGTTGGCGATCAGGACGCGCTGACCGCGTACCGCCAGCAGGTCCTCGCCCGTGACGCGGCCCGCCAGTACATCGGTGGTTCGGCCCTCACCCAGCGCCTCGCCGAGCGGAAGGCCGATGACTTCCGGGCCGAGGCTCAGCAGTCGCTGCGCCTCGTCGTTCATCAGCCGTATCCTGCCCCCGCGGTCCAGGGCGACGACGCCTTCGCGGATGCCGTGGAGCATCGCCTCGCGCTCGGCGAGCAGGGCGGCGATGTCGGAGAACGCGAGATCGTGCGTCCGGCGCTGGAGCCGCCGGGAGATCAGGTACGCGGCCAGCGCCCCGGTGGCCAGCGCCCCGCCCGCGTAGGCGAGAAGGCCGGGGATCAACGCGAGCAGCGAGGCGCGCACGCTGTCGTACCTGATACCGACCGACACCGCGCCGACGATCGTGCCGTGCGTGTCGCGCAGCGGGACCTTGCCCCGGGCGGAGCGGCCGAGTGTGCCGCTGTCGATCTCCATGACCTCGTGACCGGAGAGCGGCTCCTTGGCGCTGGTGGAGACCGGTTTGCCGATCTCGGCGCGGTTGGTGTGCGACCAGCGGATCGAGTGCCGGTCCACGACCACGATGTACTCGGCGTGGGTCGCTCTCCGGATCCGTTCGGCGTCGGCCTGCACCGGTCCGCCGACCGTCGGTGGGGTGTGGAGAAGTTCCTCGGCCAGCCGGGGGGAGGCGGTGGTCTCGGCGATCGCGAGAGCGCGACGCATGGCCTGGGCGTCGAGCTGTGCACTGAGGGGGCGCAGGAAGAGGCCGATGGCCAGGACGAGCACCCCGCCCGCGACGGCCAGTTGCATCAGCAGTACTTGCGAGAAGACACGTCGGGGCAGCCCGATGCGGAGTCTCCAGGGCTGTCCGGTGGTCATGGGCACGAACGGTAGAGGGCTGGAGGGCCCAACCGGAAGTTCCAGGATCACGCAAGCCGTTTGCGGTGCCTGCGCTAATCTTGCGCGCATGACGCGACGACTTGCACAAGTGGCACAGAAGGTCGGGGTCAGTGAGGCCACGGTCAGCCGTGTGCTCAACGGCCGCCCGGGTGTTTCCGAGGCCACTCGGCAGGCCGTCCTCTCGGCCCTCGACGTACTCGGGTACGAGCGCCCGACCCAGCTGCGCGGCGAGCGGGCCCGGCTGGTCGGTCTCGTCCTCCCCGAACTCCAGAACCCGATCTTCCCGGCCTTCGCCGAAGTGGTCGGCGGCGCCCTCGCCCAGCAGGGGCTGACACCCGTGCTCTGCACCCAGACCAAGGGCGGAGTCTCCGAGTCCGACTACGTGGAGCTGCTCCTGGAGCAGCAGGTCTCCGGGGTGGTGTTCGCCGGTGGTCTCTACCATCAGCTCGACGCTCCGCACGATCACTACAAGGTGCTCGCGGACCGCAGGATCCCGGTCGTGCTGATCAATGCGGCGATCGAGCACCTCGGTTTCCCCAGCGTCTCCTGCGACGACGCGGTCGCGCTCGACCAGGCCTGGCGCCACCTCGCCTCGCTCGGTCACGAGCGGATCGGTCTGGTGCTCGGGCCCACGGATCACGTCCCCTCGATGCGGAAGCTGGACGCCGCGCGCGTGATCGCGGCCGGACTCGGCGCGGAACTGCCCGACGAGCGGGTCGTACGGGCGATGTTCTCGCTGGAGGGCGGCCAGGCCGCGGCCACCCGGCTGCTGGACCGGGGGGTCACCGGAGTCATCTGCGCGAGTGACCCGCTCGCGCTCGGAGCGGTGCGCGCCGCCCGTCGTCGCGGCCTGTCGGTGCCCGGTGACATCTCGATCGTCGGCTATGACGACTCCGCCTTCATGAACTGCACGGACCCCCCGCTGACCACCGTCCGCCAGCCCATCGAGGCGATGGGGCGGGCCGCCGTGGAGCTGCTGTCCGTGCAGATCGGAGGCCGTGCGGTGCCCTCGGACGAGCTGCTCTTCGAGCCCGAACTGGTGGTGCGGGGCTCGACCGCACAGGTCTCGCGCGACAGGACCCGCTAGCTGTCGAGAATTTGCGGAATATGCGCGACATCTTGCGGAGCGGTAGGGGCGGTGGTTGAGTGAGCGCCGCCACACAGCGACGCGGCTGTGGGCCTCCCGCGCTCCTGCCCCCAAGGGGACCACCGATGAGAAGCACCTGGTTCCGCCCGACCCACCGCCGCACGACGGCGGCTGCCCTTGTCTCCGCGCTCGCCCTGACCGCACTCGCCGCATGCGGCACGAGCAGCAGCGGTGACGGCAACAACGCTTCCGGCAGCGGCGGTTCAGACCCGTCCGCTCCGCTCGATCCGAAGACCAGGGTCACGCTGACCATGGACTGCATGCCGCCGGCTGCGAAGGCGGCGGAGCTGCGCGAGTGGAAGGAGGACATCAGGACGTTCAACCAGAAGTACCCGAACGTCACGATCGAAGGGAAGTCCACCCCGGGCCAGTGCGAGGAACCCACCCGCTTCACCGCCGCGCTCAAGGGCAGGTCACAGCCCGACGTCTTCTACACGTACTTCACCGACCTCCAGCAGGTGCTGGACAACGGCGGCGCCGCGGACATCTCGGCGTATGTGAACGAGAAGACGGTTCCGGCGATCGGCAGCGTCGACCCCGGCGTGATGAACGTCCTCAAGAAGGACGGCAAGCTCTACGGGTTGCCCACCAGCAACTACACCATGGGCCTGATGATCAACCGCAAGCTCTTCAAGCGGGCGGGGCTGGACCCGGACAAGCCGCCGAAGACCTGGGCCGAGGTCCGTACGGACGCGAAGGCCATCGCGGCCCTGGGCAACGGCATCGCGGGTTACGGCGACTACAGCGCGACCAACCAGGGCGGCTGGCACTTCACGGCGGAGATGTACGGCCTGGGCGGTGACGTCGTCACCCCGGACGGCAAGAAGGCAGCCTTCAACGACGCCACCGGCAAGGAGGTCCTGACCAACCTCAAGGCCATGCGCTGGGACGACGACAGCATGGGCAGGACCCAGTTGCTCAAGTGGGGCGACCTGCAGAAGCAGATCTCCACCGACAAGCTCGGGATGTTCCTCGCGGCGCCGGACGATCTCACGTACATGGTCCAGCAGCTCGGTGCCACCTACGCGGACTACGGAATGGGGCCGATCCCCGGCGGCCGGGCCACGCTCTTCGGCGGCAACGACTACATGATCAAGCGGGGAAGTTCCCCGGACAAGATCAAGGCCGCCATCGCCTGGGTGAACTTCAAGACGCTCACTCCGGGCAAGGGCCAGTTCGACTGGGCGCGTTCGAAGTCCGACGCACTGCCCGTCGGGCTGCCGCAGCCGAACTTCTGGACGGGTGACGTCAAGGCGACGGACCTGCGGTCCCGGACGGACAACGCGACCATGCCGGTGGAGAACTTCAAGCCCTTCATGGTCGACCCGGTCAAGGGCAAGGCGGAGCCGGCCAAGGCGCAGGAGATCTACAAGGTGCTCGACAACGCGATGTCGGGTGTCCTGACCAACAGGAACGCGAATGTCGACGCGTTGCTCTCCACTGCCGAGCGGCAGGTCAACCAGGTCCTGGCGAACCGGTAACCGCACTCCGGGGGGCCGGACTCCGAGGTCCAGCCCCCGCCCCGCCCGAGACCCGGCGCCAAGGAGACAGACGATGTCGGCCCCCACCCTGTCCACGAGCGGCAAGCCGGTGCGGTCGCCGCACGGCGACGGCCCGCCACCGCAGGCCCGCCGTGCGGTGTTCGTACGCGGTCTGCGGCGCAACCTCTCCGCCCACGGCTTCCTGATCGGCGCGGTGCTCTGCTTCGCGTTCTTCTCGTGGTACCCGATGGTCAGGGAATTCTTCCTGGCCTTCCAGAAGACCGAGGCGGGCAGGACCACCTGGGTCGGCCTGGACAACCTGGAGTACGTCTTCCACGACCCGGCGTTCTGGCAGGCCTGGCGGAACACCCTGCTCTTCTCCGCCCTGGCGCTGGTCCTCGGCTTCGCCGTGCCCTTCGTCATCGCGCTCGTGATCAACGAATTCCGGCATGCCCAGGGGTACTTGAGGCTGCTGGTCTACCTCCCGGTGATGCTGCCGCCGGTCGCGTCCGTGCTGCTCTTCAAGTACTTCTACGACCCGGGGTACGGCCTCTTCAACGGCATCCTGCACTTCCTGCACCTGCCGGAACAGCAGTGGCTCCAGTCCACCGGCACGGCGATGCTCTCCGTGGTCGTCGCCGCGACCTGGATGAACATGGGCGGTGCGACGCTGATCTACCTCGCGGCCCTGCAGGGCATCCCGGGCGAGCTGTACGAGGCGGCCGAACTCGACGGGGCCGGGCTCTTCCGGAAGATCTGGCACGTGACGATCCCGCAGACCCGGCTGATCCTCTCGCTGCTTCTGCTGATGCAGATCATCTCGACGATGCAGGTCTTCACCGAACCGTTCCTGCTGACCAACGGCGCAGGCCCGGAAGGGTCGACGACCACCGTCGTCTACCTCATCTACCAGTACGCGTTCAACTTCAACAACTACGGCGGCGCGGCAGCGCTCGGCCTGGTCCTGCTCGTACTCCTCGCCGGATTCTCGGCGCTGTACGTCCGACTCAGCCGCGACAGCGACAGCGACAGCGAGAGCTAGGAGCGAGGGACGATGGCAGAGCGCACTCTGATCTCACCCGCCCAACTGGGCCGTGCCCGTGGGAAGACCGTCTACTGGGGCGTCCTCACCCTGGTCGTCCTGCTCTTCACCCTGGTCTTCCTCGGTCCGCTGTACTGGATGGTCACCGGCGGTCTGAAGACGGCCCAGGAATTCGCCCAGTCGCCGCCCACCCCTTTCCCCAGGAGCCTCCACCCGGAGAACTACTCCAAGGCGTGGAACGTGATGCAGCTGTCCAAGCTGCTCCTCAACACGCTCTACTACGCCTTCGGGGCGCTCGCCTTCCAGCTGGTCCTCGATGTGGCCGCCGCCTACTCGCTCTCCAAGCTCAGGCCCGTACTCGGCAAAGTCATCCTCGGGATGATGCTGGCCACGCTGATGATCCCGGCGACCGTCCTCGTCGTACCGCAGTACCTGACCGTGCTGGACGTGCCGGTCTTCCAGCGCAATCTGCTCAACTCGCCCTGGGTGATCTGGCTTCCGTCCGTCACGAATGCCTTCAACATCTTCCTGCTGAAGCGGTTCTTCGACTCGATCCCGCGTGAACTCCTCGACGCGGCCTCCATCGACGGCGCCTCCCCCCTGCGCACGCTCCGTTCCGTGGTGCTGCCGATCTCCCGTCCCATCCTGGGCGTCGTCTCGATCTTCGCGGTCGTCGGCGTCTGGAAGGACTTCCTCTGGCCGATGCTCACCCTGCCGGACCCGGACAAACAGACCCTCAACGTCGGTATCTACTCCCTCGCCCAGGGGGTGCCCGAGAACTGGCTCGTCGCCGCACTCGCCATGGCATCGGCGCCGACCCTGATCATCTTTCTGATCTTCCAGCGCAACATCATGAGCGGTCTGACCGCGGGCAGCCTGAAGGGCTGACCACGCCCTCGCACCCCCTCCCTCCGAGTACTCCGCCGCCGGTCCTCCTCCTGGCGCCCGCTGTCCGGGGCCGGCTGTCCGGGGCGACGGCGGAGTCCCACCTGCCCGAAAGGACCGTCACGTGGCAGCCCTCCCTCCCTTCGAGGCCACCGGTGACTGGTGGCGTTCCGCAGTCATCTACCAGGTGTACGTACGCAGCTTCGCCGACGCGGACGGTGACGGCACCGGCGATCTGGCGGGTGTGCGCGCCAGGCTGCCGTACCTCGCCGAACTCGGCGTCGACGCACTCTGGTTCACGCCCTGGTACCTCTCGCCGCTCGCCGACGGCGGTTACGACGTGGCCGACTACCGCGTCATCGACCCCGCGTTCGGCACTCTCGGTGAGGCCGAGAAGCTCATCGCCGAAGCCCGGGAACTGGGCATGCGCACCATCGTCGACATCGTGCCCAACCATGTCTCCGACCAGCACGACTGGTTCAGGGCCGCGCTGGCTGCCGGGCCCGGCAGCCCGGAACGGGAGCTCTTCCACTTCCGCCCCGGGCGCGGCGAGAGGGGTGAACTGGCCCCCAACGACTGGCCGTCCCAGTTCGCCGGATCCACCTGGACCCGTGTCGCCGACGGCGAGTGGTACCTGCACCTCTTCGCCCCCGAGCAGCCCGACCTCAACTGGTCGCACCCGCTGGTGCGCGGGGAGCACGAGGACGTGCTGCGCTTCTGGTTCGAGCGGGGCGTCGCGGGCGTACGCATCGACTCCGCCGCGCTGCTCACGAAGGCGGCAGGGCTGCCCGACTTCGTGGCGGGGCGCGACCCGCATCCGTACATCGACCAGGACGAGATCCACGAGATCTACCGCTCCTGGCGGGCCGTCGCCGACGCGTACCACGGCATCTTCGTCGGCGAGGTCTGGCTGCCGGACGCGGAGCGCTTCGCCCGGTACCTGCGCCCCGACGAGCTGCACACCGCCTTCAACTTCAATTTTCTGACCTGCCCCTGGGACGCCACCCGGCTGCGCCGGGCGGTCGAGGACACCCTCGCGGAGCACGCACCGGTCGGAGCGCCGGCGACCTGGGTGCTCTGCAACCACGACGTGACCCGCACGGTCACCCGCTACGGGCGCGACGACACCGGCTTCGAATTCGCCGCGAAGACCTTCGGCACCGCCACCGACCTGGAACTCGGCACCCGCAGGGCCCGTGCGGCGGCGCTGCTCTCGCTCGCCCTGCCGGGATCCGTCTATCTCTACCAGGGGGAGGAGCTGGGCCTTCCCGAGGTGGAGATCCCGCTGGACCGGATCCAGGACCCGATGCACTTCCGCTCGGGCGGCAGCGACCCGGGGCGGGACGGCTGCCGGGTGCCGCTGCCCTGGACCGCGGAAGCACCCGCCGCCGAGCCGTGGCTTCCGCAGCCCGCGGGCTGGACCCGGTACGCGGCCGAACTCCAGGCGGATGAACCGGAGTCGATGCTGTCCCTGTACCGCACGGCGCTCCGGCTGCGCAGGTACGAGGCGGGCTTCGGGGACGGGCCGCTGCACTGGCTGCCCGCCGCCGACGACGTACTCGCCTTCGCCCGGCCCGATGGCCTGATCTGCGTCGTCAACCTCGCCGCGGAGCCCGCCGAACTCCCCGGCCACGCGCACGTGCTGCTCAGCAGCGGTCCCATGGACGGCGGAGGACGCCTCCCGCAGGACACCGCGGTGTGGCTGCGGGCCTGACCGTGACCGTCGCGCGCTGGTTCAGGGGAGCGGCTGCGGCGGGCGCGGGCCGGTGTACTGGCCGCTGGGGCGCATCCGCAGGGGCCGCTCCGCGTACTCCTCCAGTGCATGGGCGATCCAGCCCGCCGTCCTGGCCACGGCGAACAGGGTCTCCCCGGCCTCGGCGGGCATCCCCGCCGACACCGAGAGCACGGCCAGCGCGAGATCGACATTGGCGTGCAGCCCGGTGCGGCGGGCCGCGGTCGTCACCACGTCGCGGGCCGCGGCCAGTGCGGGCGCAGCCGCGGGTACGTCGGCCAGCAGCGCGAACAGCGCCTGGGCGCGCGGGTCCTCGCCCCGGTACAGCCGGTGGCCCAACCCGGGTACCCGGCGTCCCGCTCGCAGATGGTCCGCGACGACCGGGGCGGCGCCGCCCCGCTCCAGGGCCTCGGCCAGCATCCGGTGGGCGAGGCCGCTGGCGGCGCCGTGCAGGGGCCCCTCCAGCGCGCCGAGCCCGGCGGACACGACGGCGTACGGATGGGCGCGGGCCGACGCGGCGATCCGGGCCGCCAGCGTCGACGCCGCCAGATCGTGATCGATGAGCAGGACAAGAGCCGTTTCCAGCACCCGAAGTGAGGCTGCGTCAGGTGCGCGGGCGGTCAGCCGCGACCAGAGCCGCCGCGCCAGTCCGTCGCCCTCCCGGTCCGGGGCGCCCGATGCGGGCAGCGAACCCACCAGGGTGGGGACGAGACTGCGCGCCGCCCCGAGCACCGCCTCCGGTGAGAGATCGAATCGCAGGGGGTCGGCGGCCGAGGCCGCGACGGCGGACGCCCTGAGCCGGTCCATCGGCGTGCTGTGCGCGGGCAGCGCGCCGACCGCGCGACGGCCCGCCTCCAGGGCCTCCGGCGGTGCGGTGAACCGGGTCCCGGCCCGCAGCTCTCCGGTCCACAGCCACTCGGCGACTTCCTCGTAGCTGTGGCGACGGGCGAGCGCGGTCGCGTCCACCCCGCGGTAGTA from Streptomyces sp. NBC_01267 harbors:
- a CDS encoding ABC transporter substrate-binding protein, with product MRSISRVSAVAVAGALALTALTGCGGDPAGEGKNAGKVKIMVGGLDKVIYMPAMLTQRLGYFKDEGLDVSLLSEPAGVQAETALVSGDVQGAVGFYDHTLDLQVKGKHVESVVQFSHAPGEVELVSNRAAGDVNGPADFKGKKLGVTGLGSSTDFLTKYLAVKNGVKTSEFTPVAVGAGQTFIAALKQGSVQGGMTTDPTVTNILDQKLGKVLIDMRTPEGSQAALGGPYPSSSLYMNADWVDGHKATVQKLANAFVKTLKWMSSHSPEEIAAKMPADYAQGGKELYARSIKSTLPMFTTDGVMPANGPETVEKVLKAFNPNLKNATVDLSKTYTTEFAKKAQ
- a CDS encoding citrate synthase, coding for MSDQSAAPEDPRLTTREAAARLGVKPETVYAYVSRGQLSSRRAPGGRGSTFDAAEIDALARRGARREPPSGGAELVFRTGVTLIDTETDRYYYRGVDATALARRHSYEEVAEWLWTGELRAGTRFTAPPEALEAGRRAVGALPAHSTPMDRLRASAVAASAADPLRFDLSPEAVLGAARSLVPTLVGSLPASGAPDREGDGLARRLWSRLTARAPDAASLRVLETALVLLIDHDLAASTLAARIAASARAHPYAVVSAGLGALEGPLHGAASGLAHRMLAEALERGGAAPVVADHLRAGRRVPGLGHRLYRGEDPRAQALFALLADVPAAAPALAAARDVVTTAARRTGLHANVDLALAVLSVSAGMPAEAGETLFAVARTAGWIAHALEEYAERPLRMRPSGQYTGPRPPQPLP
- a CDS encoding carbohydrate ABC transporter permease, with the translated sequence MSAPTLSTSGKPVRSPHGDGPPPQARRAVFVRGLRRNLSAHGFLIGAVLCFAFFSWYPMVREFFLAFQKTEAGRTTWVGLDNLEYVFHDPAFWQAWRNTLLFSALALVLGFAVPFVIALVINEFRHAQGYLRLLVYLPVMLPPVASVLLFKYFYDPGYGLFNGILHFLHLPEQQWLQSTGTAMLSVVVAATWMNMGGATLIYLAALQGIPGELYEAAELDGAGLFRKIWHVTIPQTRLILSLLLLMQIISTMQVFTEPFLLTNGAGPEGSTTTVVYLIYQYAFNFNNYGGAAALGLVLLVLLAGFSALYVRLSRDSDSDSES
- a CDS encoding glycoside hydrolase family 13 protein, whose amino-acid sequence is MAALPPFEATGDWWRSAVIYQVYVRSFADADGDGTGDLAGVRARLPYLAELGVDALWFTPWYLSPLADGGYDVADYRVIDPAFGTLGEAEKLIAEARELGMRTIVDIVPNHVSDQHDWFRAALAAGPGSPERELFHFRPGRGERGELAPNDWPSQFAGSTWTRVADGEWYLHLFAPEQPDLNWSHPLVRGEHEDVLRFWFERGVAGVRIDSAALLTKAAGLPDFVAGRDPHPYIDQDEIHEIYRSWRAVADAYHGIFVGEVWLPDAERFARYLRPDELHTAFNFNFLTCPWDATRLRRAVEDTLAEHAPVGAPATWVLCNHDVTRTVTRYGRDDTGFEFAAKTFGTATDLELGTRRARAAALLSLALPGSVYLYQGEELGLPEVEIPLDRIQDPMHFRSGGSDPGRDGCRVPLPWTAEAPAAEPWLPQPAGWTRYAAELQADEPESMLSLYRTALRLRRYEAGFGDGPLHWLPAADDVLAFARPDGLICVVNLAAEPAELPGHAHVLLSSGPMDGGGRLPQDTAVWLRA
- a CDS encoding ABC transporter substrate-binding protein, translated to MRSTWFRPTHRRTTAAALVSALALTALAACGTSSSGDGNNASGSGGSDPSAPLDPKTRVTLTMDCMPPAAKAAELREWKEDIRTFNQKYPNVTIEGKSTPGQCEEPTRFTAALKGRSQPDVFYTYFTDLQQVLDNGGAADISAYVNEKTVPAIGSVDPGVMNVLKKDGKLYGLPTSNYTMGLMINRKLFKRAGLDPDKPPKTWAEVRTDAKAIAALGNGIAGYGDYSATNQGGWHFTAEMYGLGGDVVTPDGKKAAFNDATGKEVLTNLKAMRWDDDSMGRTQLLKWGDLQKQISTDKLGMFLAAPDDLTYMVQQLGATYADYGMGPIPGGRATLFGGNDYMIKRGSSPDKIKAAIAWVNFKTLTPGKGQFDWARSKSDALPVGLPQPNFWTGDVKATDLRSRTDNATMPVENFKPFMVDPVKGKAEPAKAQEIYKVLDNAMSGVLTNRNANVDALLSTAERQVNQVLANR
- a CDS encoding sensor histidine kinase, with the protein product MTTGQPWRLRIGLPRRVFSQVLLMQLAVAGGVLVLAIGLFLRPLSAQLDAQAMRRALAIAETTASPRLAEELLHTPPTVGGPVQADAERIRRATHAEYIVVVDRHSIRWSHTNRAEIGKPVSTSAKEPLSGHEVMEIDSGTLGRSARGKVPLRDTHGTIVGAVSVGIRYDSVRASLLALIPGLLAYAGGALATGALAAYLISRRLQRRTHDLAFSDIAALLAEREAMLHGIREGVVALDRGGRIRLMNDEAQRLLSLGPEVIGLPLGEALGEGRTTDVLAGRVTGEDLLAVRGQRVLIANRMPTDDGGAVATLRDRTELEQLGRELDSTRGLIDALRAQDHEHANRMHTLLGLLELDMHDAATEFITEVVGVHRTTAEKVTEKIHDPLLAALLVGKATVAAERGVSLTLTPGTLLPGRLVDPQGLVTITGNLVDNALDAASGSPGAQVELELRAEGHTAVLRVQDNGPGIPDEQRELIFTEGWSTKKPPAHGKRGLGLPMVRRLAERQGGTARVGGGADGGAEFTVVLPEALSERDPEELEGAR
- a CDS encoding carbohydrate ABC transporter permease gives rise to the protein MAERTLISPAQLGRARGKTVYWGVLTLVVLLFTLVFLGPLYWMVTGGLKTAQEFAQSPPTPFPRSLHPENYSKAWNVMQLSKLLLNTLYYAFGALAFQLVLDVAAAYSLSKLRPVLGKVILGMMLATLMIPATVLVVPQYLTVLDVPVFQRNLLNSPWVIWLPSVTNAFNIFLLKRFFDSIPRELLDAASIDGASPLRTLRSVVLPISRPILGVVSIFAVVGVWKDFLWPMLTLPDPDKQTLNVGIYSLAQGVPENWLVAALAMASAPTLIIFLIFQRNIMSGLTAGSLKG
- a CDS encoding LacI family DNA-binding transcriptional regulator, whose protein sequence is MTRRLAQVAQKVGVSEATVSRVLNGRPGVSEATRQAVLSALDVLGYERPTQLRGERARLVGLVLPELQNPIFPAFAEVVGGALAQQGLTPVLCTQTKGGVSESDYVELLLEQQVSGVVFAGGLYHQLDAPHDHYKVLADRRIPVVLINAAIEHLGFPSVSCDDAVALDQAWRHLASLGHERIGLVLGPTDHVPSMRKLDAARVIAAGLGAELPDERVVRAMFSLEGGQAAATRLLDRGVTGVICASDPLALGAVRAARRRGLSVPGDISIVGYDDSAFMNCTDPPLTTVRQPIEAMGRAAVELLSVQIGGRAVPSDELLFEPELVVRGSTAQVSRDRTR